The Glycine soja cultivar W05 chromosome 3, ASM419377v2, whole genome shotgun sequence genome window below encodes:
- the LOC114406621 gene encoding probable auxin efflux carrier component 1b, producing the protein MITLWDLYHVLTAVVPLYVAMILAYGSVKWWKIFTPDQCSGINRFVALFAVPLLSFHFISTNNPYAMNYKFIAADSLQKAIVLAVLLVWSRTSSRGSLEWSITLFSLSTLPNTLVMGIPLLKGMYGDASGTLMVQIVVLQCIIWYTLMLFLFEYRGARLLIVEQFPDTAASIISFKVDSDIISLDGKEPLQTEAEVGDDGKLHVTVRKSASSRSEIFSRRSHGPNSVSLTPRPSNLTNAEIYSLQSSRNPTPRGSSFNHTDFYSMVNGKNNNNNNVSMSPRQSNFGGFDEESGGGVRVNGGAGVGGYPGPANAGIFSPVAAKKKGGESGGGGKDLHMFVWSSSASPVSEGGIHVFRGGGGDYGSDQLPVGGVAHQKDYDEFGHDEFSFGNRTVANGVDKEGPVLSKLGSSSTAELRPKAQGEAKPTSMPPTSVMTRLILIMVWRKLIRNPNTYSSLFGLTWSLISFKWNVVMPAIVAKSISILSDAGLGMAMFSLGLFMALQPKIIACGNSVASFAMAVRFLTGPAVMAVASIVVGLRGVLLHIAIVQAALPQGIVPFVFAKEYNVHPDILSTGVIFGMLIALPITLVYYILLGL; encoded by the exons ATGATAACTTTGTGGGACTTGTACCACGTTCTGACCGCGGTGGTGCCGCTCTACGTGGCGATGATCCTGGCCTACGGGTCCGTGAAGTGGTGGAAGATCTTCACCCCTGACCAATGCTCCGGCATAAACCGCTTCGTGGCACTCTTCGCAGTCCCACTCCTCTCCTTCCACTTCATCTCCACCAACAACCCTTATGCCATGAACTACAAGTTCATCGCCGCAGACTCGCTCCAGAAAGCCATAGTCCTCGCAGTGCTCTTGGTGTGGTCAAGAACTAGCTCAAGAGGCTCACTTGAATGGTCCATAacactcttctctctctcaacaCTCCCCAACACGTTGGTAATGGGTATCCCATTGCTGAAGGGGATGTACGGTGATGCCTCGGGAACACTCATGGTTCAGATTGTGGTGCTTCAGTGTATTATTTGGTACACCCTTATGCTGTTTTTGTTTGAGTACAGGGGCGCGAGGCTTCTTATAGTGGAGCAGTTTCCTGATACTGCGGCTTCGATTATTTCATTCAAGGTTGATTCGGATATTATTTCGTTGGATGGGAAGGAGCCGCTTCAGACGGAGGCGGAGGTTGGTGATGACGGGAAGCTTCATGTGACGGTGAGGAAGTCGGCGAGTTCGCGGTCGGAGATTTTCTCTAGGCGCTCTCATGGCCCCAACTCGGTGTCGTTGACTCCGAGGCCTTCGAATTTGACCAATGCGGAGATTTACTCGCTGCAGAGCTCGAGGAACCCGACTCCGAGAGGCTCGAGTTTTAACCACACGGATTTTTACTCCATGGTGAATGgtaagaacaacaacaacaacaacgtgaGTATGAGTCCGAGGCAGAGTAATTTTGGAGGCTTTGATGAAGAAAGTGGTGGGGGTGTGAGGGTGAATGGTGGTGCTGGTGTAGGTGGGTACCCTGGGCCTGCGAATGCGGGGATTTTTTCTCCGGTGGCGGCGAAGAAGAAGGGTGGTGAGAGTGGTGGTGGAGGGAAGGATCTCCACATGTTTGTGTGGAGTTCGAGTGCTTCGCCGGTGTCGGAAGGTGGAATCCATGTCTTCAGAGGTGGTGGTGGGGATTATGGGAGTGACCAGCTTCCTGTTGGTGGGGTGGCTCACCAGAAAG ATTATGATGAGTTTGGTCACGATGAGTTTAGCTTCGGGAACAGAACCGTTGCTAATGGGGTTGACAAGGAAGGGCCAGTGCTTTCAAAGCTTGGCTCGAGTTCCACAGCTGAGCTTCGCCCTAAAGCTCAAGGTGAAGCCAAACCTACTTCCATGCCACCAACAAGTGTTATGACAAGGCTCATTTTGATTATGGTTTGGAGGAAGCTGATTAGGAACCCCAACACATATTCCAGCCTCTTTGGTCTCACTTGGTCTTTGATCTCATTCAA ATGGAATGTTGTTATGCCAGCAATTGTTGCTAAATCGATATCAATTTTATCTGATGCTGGTCTAGGGATGGCAATGTTTAGCCTTG GGTTATTCATGGCATTGCAGCCAAAGATTATTGCGTGTGGAAACTCGGTTGCTTCCTTTGCTATGGCAGTTCGTTTTCTTACTGGTCCTGCAGTCATGGCTGTTGCTTCAATCGTAGTAGGGCTCAGGGGAGTTCTGTTGCACATTGCTATCGTACAG GCTGCTCTGCCTCAAGGGATTGTTCCTTTTGTGTTTGCTAAGGAATATAACGTTCATCCTGACATACTAAGCACGGG GGTTATATTTGGGATGCTAATTGCTCTTCCTATTACTCTAGTTTACTACATTTTGCTTGGACTTTGA